A stretch of the Streptosporangium sp. NBC_01755 genome encodes the following:
- a CDS encoding excinuclease ABC subunit UvrA produces MFPSSPTPTDDHGARHGQAAADSHDVIEVRGARENNLADISLDIPKRRLTVFTGVSGSGKSSLVFGTIAAESQRLINETYTAFIQSFMPSLGRPDVDALRNLSAAIVVDQERMGANSRSTVGTATDAQTMLRIVFSRIGTPHVGTSTAFSFNSAEGMCPKCEGLGRVSDVDVSQLVDVDLSLNEGAITAPNFNVDSWYWQSIAHSGFFDRDVKLRDYTPTQWEDFLHRPATKVKIGTMNTTYEGLLVKVRRLYLAKDRESLQPHIRAFVDRAVTFTSCHACGGTRLNPAALGSKIDGRNIADCATMQISDLAEFVRGIEDESVGPLIATLSNTLDSLVEIGLGYLSLDRESGTLSGGEAQRVKMVRHLGSSLTDVTYVFDEPTVGLHPHDIERMNGLLLRLRDKGNTVLVVEHKPETIEIADHVVDLGPGAGSSGGRICFTGDVAGLRASDSLTGRHLDHRTRLREKVRQPSGQLSITGADLHNLKDVSVDIPLGVLTVVTGVAGSGKSSLIHGSLPRRDDVAVVDQAPIRGSRRSNPATYSGLLDAIRTAFAKANGVRAALFSANSEGACQNCKGIGLVYTDLAMMAGVASVCEQCEGKRFTPEVLTHKLRGKDISEVLAMSVTEARDFFGSGPARAVLNRLADVGLGYLGLGQPLTTLSGGERQRLKLAIRMAEKATTYVLDEPTTGLHLADVDQLLALLDRLVDDGNTVIVIEHHQAVMAHADWIIDLGPGAGHDGGRVVFTGTPADLVSTGDSLTARHLRTYLGKNGA; encoded by the coding sequence GTGTTCCCCTCCAGCCCCACCCCCACCGACGACCACGGCGCACGGCACGGCCAGGCCGCCGCGGACAGCCACGACGTGATCGAGGTCCGCGGCGCCAGGGAGAACAACCTGGCCGACATCTCACTGGACATTCCCAAGCGACGGCTCACCGTCTTCACCGGGGTCTCCGGCTCCGGGAAGTCCTCCCTCGTCTTCGGCACCATCGCCGCGGAGTCACAGCGGCTGATCAACGAGACCTACACGGCCTTCATCCAGTCGTTCATGCCCAGCCTCGGCCGGCCCGACGTCGACGCCCTGCGCAACCTGAGCGCGGCGATCGTCGTCGACCAGGAGCGGATGGGCGCCAACTCCCGTTCCACGGTCGGTACGGCGACCGACGCGCAGACGATGCTGCGGATCGTCTTCAGCCGGATCGGCACCCCCCACGTCGGCACCTCGACCGCGTTCAGCTTCAACAGCGCCGAGGGCATGTGCCCGAAGTGCGAGGGGCTCGGCCGGGTGTCGGATGTCGACGTCTCCCAGCTGGTCGACGTCGACCTCTCGCTCAACGAGGGAGCGATCACCGCCCCGAACTTCAATGTGGACTCGTGGTACTGGCAGTCGATCGCACACTCCGGGTTCTTCGACCGCGACGTCAAGCTGAGGGACTACACCCCCACCCAGTGGGAGGACTTCCTGCACCGGCCGGCCACCAAGGTCAAGATCGGCACCATGAACACCACCTACGAGGGGCTCCTGGTCAAGGTGCGGCGGCTCTACCTCGCCAAGGATCGCGAGTCGCTGCAGCCGCACATCAGGGCGTTCGTGGACCGGGCCGTGACGTTCACCAGCTGCCACGCGTGCGGCGGCACCAGGCTCAACCCCGCCGCGCTGGGCTCGAAGATCGACGGCCGTAACATCGCCGACTGCGCCACCATGCAGATCAGTGACCTGGCCGAGTTCGTCCGGGGCATCGAGGACGAGTCGGTAGGGCCGTTGATCGCCACCCTGAGCAACACCCTGGACTCGCTGGTCGAGATCGGCCTCGGCTACCTGAGCCTGGACCGCGAATCCGGCACCCTGTCCGGGGGTGAGGCCCAGCGGGTGAAGATGGTCCGGCATCTCGGCTCCAGCCTGACCGACGTCACCTACGTCTTCGACGAGCCCACGGTGGGGCTGCACCCGCACGACATCGAACGGATGAACGGCCTGCTGCTCCGGCTGCGCGACAAGGGCAACACGGTCCTGGTCGTCGAGCACAAGCCGGAGACGATCGAGATCGCCGACCACGTGGTCGACCTCGGTCCCGGGGCCGGCTCGTCCGGCGGGCGGATCTGCTTCACCGGCGACGTGGCCGGGCTGCGCGCGTCGGACTCCCTGACCGGCCGCCACCTGGACCACCGGACCCGCCTGCGTGAGAAGGTACGGCAGCCCAGCGGGCAGCTGTCCATCACCGGCGCCGACTTGCACAACCTCAAGGACGTGAGCGTCGACATCCCGCTGGGCGTGCTGACCGTGGTCACCGGCGTCGCCGGTTCGGGCAAGAGTTCGCTGATCCACGGCTCGCTCCCCCGCCGGGACGACGTCGCGGTGGTCGACCAGGCCCCGATCCGGGGGTCGCGCCGCAGTAACCCGGCCACCTACAGCGGGCTGCTCGATGCGATCCGTACCGCCTTCGCCAAGGCCAACGGGGTCAGGGCCGCCCTGTTCAGCGCGAACTCCGAGGGGGCGTGCCAGAACTGCAAGGGCATCGGCCTGGTCTACACCGACCTGGCGATGATGGCCGGGGTGGCCTCGGTGTGCGAGCAGTGCGAGGGGAAGCGGTTCACCCCCGAGGTGCTCACCCACAAGCTGCGCGGCAAGGACATCAGCGAGGTGCTGGCCATGTCGGTGACCGAGGCCCGCGACTTCTTCGGCTCCGGCCCGGCCCGCGCCGTCCTGAACCGGCTCGCCGACGTGGGCCTGGGCTACCTCGGCCTGGGTCAGCCGCTCACCACCCTGTCCGGCGGCGAGCGGCAGCGGCTCAAGCTGGCCATCCGGATGGCGGAGAAGGCCACCACGTACGTGCTGGACGAGCCGACCACCGGCCTGCACCTGGCGGACGTGGACCAGCTCCTGGCCCTGCTGGACCGGCTCGTCGACGACGGCAACACGGTCATCGTCATCGAGCACCACCAGGCGGTGATGGCCCACGCCGACTGGATCATCGACCTCGGCCCGGGGGCCGGCCACGACGGCGGCCGGGTGGTCTTCACCGGCACTCCCGCGGACCTGGTCTCCACGGGGGACTCGCTCACCGCCCGGCACCTGCGTACCTACCTGGGGAAAAACGG
- a CDS encoding TetR/AcrR family transcriptional regulator gives MVVFAGQGDARRSMALLWRTPRSGEVRPGPKPGLSVDEIVDAAIAVADSEGMAALSMRAVGERLGRTAMALYTYVPSKSELVDLMYDRALAELPVDYELGAGWRAAMTSWAGDSWAFYLRHPWVLQVSQARPVLGPNEYVMLETALRILRETGLEAGMLRRLVGTLFHFVRGAAQTVAESRQAPAATGVSDEEWWYARSAMLEEVAPDFAERFPTLTWLDSEGAYQSEDESVPYLEQEARETFAAGLAVLLDGIEAAMNRAGV, from the coding sequence TTGGTCGTCTTCGCCGGACAGGGCGACGCGCGCCGTTCGATGGCCCTGCTGTGGCGTACCCCGAGGTCGGGGGAGGTGCGACCAGGCCCCAAACCCGGCCTGAGTGTGGATGAGATCGTGGATGCGGCCATTGCCGTCGCCGACTCCGAGGGAATGGCCGCGCTCTCCATGCGCGCGGTGGGCGAACGGCTCGGACGCACCGCCATGGCGCTCTACACCTACGTGCCCAGCAAGAGCGAGCTGGTCGACCTGATGTACGACCGGGCCCTCGCCGAGCTGCCCGTCGACTACGAGCTGGGGGCCGGTTGGCGGGCGGCCATGACCTCCTGGGCCGGGGATTCCTGGGCGTTCTACCTGCGCCACCCGTGGGTGCTGCAGGTCTCGCAGGCGCGCCCGGTGCTGGGCCCCAACGAGTACGTGATGCTGGAGACCGCGCTGCGGATCCTCCGTGAGACCGGCCTTGAGGCCGGGATGCTGCGGCGCCTCGTCGGGACGCTGTTCCACTTCGTGCGCGGGGCGGCGCAGACGGTCGCGGAGTCGCGCCAGGCCCCGGCGGCGACCGGGGTGTCCGACGAGGAGTGGTGGTACGCCCGCTCGGCCATGCTGGAGGAGGTCGCCCCCGACTTCGCCGAGCGGTTCCCGACGTTGACCTGGCTCGACAGCGAGGGCGCCTACCAGTCCGAGGACGAGAGCGTTCCCTACCTGGAACAGGAGGCGAGGGAGACCTTCGCGGCCGGGCTCGCCGTCCTCCTGGACGGCATCGAGGCGGCCATGAACAGGGCCGGCGTCTGA
- a CDS encoding effector-associated constant component EACC1 — MSVLLTVHPKDHDLARELGTWLLEERDLRGGVTYVHEVVPEGAMGAVVEGVQVALGSGGAVAALAGVVIAWLRTRPGEVILKIKRGTDEIELTGKGVKALDAQSLRELTERVTEIAAKSLPSDDRG, encoded by the coding sequence GTGAGCGTCCTGTTGACCGTGCACCCCAAGGATCACGACCTCGCCCGCGAGCTCGGCACCTGGTTGCTGGAGGAGCGGGATCTGCGTGGCGGGGTGACGTACGTTCACGAGGTGGTGCCGGAGGGTGCCATGGGCGCCGTGGTCGAGGGCGTCCAGGTCGCCCTGGGCTCGGGCGGCGCTGTCGCGGCGCTTGCCGGTGTGGTCATCGCCTGGCTCAGAACGCGTCCGGGTGAGGTGATCTTGAAGATCAAGCGTGGAACGGACGAGATCGAGCTCACCGGTAAGGGGGTGAAGGCTCTGGACGCACAGAGCCTTCGGGAGCTCACCGAGAGGGTCACGGAGATCGCTGCCAAGTCCCTGCCTTCCGATGACCGTGGATGA